The Nitrospiraceae bacterium genome includes a region encoding these proteins:
- a CDS encoding transposase produces MEQRRKYSQEFRQEAIKLTKQGGSALTQVAKDLGINAAMLRRWCREANQRGCKAFSGPGTPHDQCPVFSQ; encoded by the coding sequence ATGGAGCAACGGAGAAAGTACAGCCAAGAGTTTAGGCAGGAGGCCATCAAGCTCACCAAGCAGGGTGGAAGCGCCCTTACCCAAGTGGCGAAGGATTTGGGCATCAATGCCGCGATGTTGAGGCGGTGGTGCCGAGAGGCAAACCAGCGAGGGTGCAAAGCCTTTTCTGGACCGGGGACGCCCCACGATCAATGTCCAGTTTTTTCTCAATGA